One genomic region from Alteromonas pelagimontana encodes:
- a CDS encoding BatD family protein, whose translation MKQFIILLAGLFFMAAAYADVSRVEATIDKNPVMVDEAIRLTVRAEGDADRDAFDSSPLLKDFVVGRTSVSSQTSIVNFDTTQTTSWTTTLFPRAEGKFTIPAFTIEGKKTAPIEVNVIPVSGSGDQPVRDYYVTTDVDTSTVYLQQQIRYTVKLFLASNIERGSLQAPELKSAQIRQLGEDKQYTDIVNGKRYQIIERNFAIVPEQSGELIVKGPVFSGEVLAPNTNQRFGFFNRTQSINRVGPDISITVKPQPQGLVYHWLPSEFVSLEEEWQKDKGFIVGEPVTRTVTLTAMGVVEEQLPELPQHYPPNFKLYPDQANTATVDKDNLLIAQRVESIAIIPTQAGNFVLPDITVPWFNVLTGKTEYATLPARSIEVKAASGSAQQPTPADNAVLSSPAVDTVATKESSPVEPTQANPSYTTWILIVLWLLTIIGWSATVYHYRMRQAGPASVSNKNSSRFNKANVNADEAQLYRQLEDAVRQENPGLIQHTLAQWLTVMHPEGRTVRRPDSWAMSAPLQPFIDDLLSSRYGSGQRDWNNQALLNALQATRQAYLKKHSAGGKALAGLYPDSKK comes from the coding sequence ATGAAGCAGTTTATCATCTTACTGGCAGGCTTATTTTTTATGGCTGCAGCCTATGCAGATGTCAGCCGTGTTGAAGCCACAATTGATAAAAATCCTGTCATGGTTGATGAAGCAATTCGTCTTACTGTACGCGCAGAAGGCGATGCAGATCGGGACGCTTTCGATAGTTCTCCGTTGCTCAAAGACTTTGTCGTCGGCCGAACGTCGGTGAGCTCCCAAACATCCATTGTGAACTTTGACACCACCCAAACCACAAGCTGGACGACGACGCTGTTTCCTCGTGCTGAAGGTAAATTTACTATTCCGGCATTCACCATAGAAGGTAAGAAAACCGCTCCTATTGAAGTCAATGTTATTCCTGTATCTGGCAGCGGAGACCAGCCAGTACGCGACTACTATGTCACCACTGACGTAGACACCAGTACAGTGTATTTACAACAACAAATTCGCTATACGGTAAAACTGTTTCTGGCCAGTAACATTGAACGAGGCAGTCTGCAGGCTCCGGAGCTAAAAAGCGCGCAAATTCGGCAGTTAGGCGAAGATAAACAATATACTGACATCGTAAACGGCAAACGCTATCAAATTATCGAAAGGAATTTTGCTATTGTACCCGAGCAGTCGGGCGAATTAATTGTTAAAGGCCCCGTTTTTAGTGGCGAAGTATTAGCACCTAACACCAATCAGCGTTTCGGTTTCTTTAACCGAACGCAGTCGATAAATCGTGTCGGACCAGATATCAGCATCACCGTGAAGCCTCAACCTCAAGGTCTGGTTTATCACTGGCTACCCAGTGAGTTTGTCAGCCTCGAAGAGGAGTGGCAAAAAGATAAAGGTTTTATCGTCGGTGAGCCAGTAACGCGAACCGTTACATTAACGGCTATGGGAGTCGTAGAAGAGCAGTTACCGGAGCTGCCGCAACATTATCCGCCAAACTTCAAGCTCTATCCGGATCAGGCTAATACTGCCACTGTTGATAAAGATAATTTACTGATTGCACAGAGAGTCGAATCTATTGCCATAATTCCTACCCAAGCAGGAAACTTCGTGTTGCCGGACATAACTGTACCCTGGTTTAATGTGCTTACCGGCAAAACCGAATACGCTACGCTCCCCGCCCGAAGCATTGAAGTGAAAGCGGCCAGTGGAAGCGCTCAACAACCCACGCCTGCCGACAATGCCGTGTTGTCGTCACCGGCTGTTGATACTGTAGCGACAAAAGAGTCATCACCGGTTGAACCCACCCAGGCTAACCCCTCATATACCACATGGATTTTGATCGTCCTGTGGCTGCTGACGATAATCGGCTGGAGCGCCACCGTTTACCATTACCGTATGCGCCAGGCTGGCCCGGCAAGTGTTTCAAACAAGAATTCCAGCCGTTTTAATAAAGCCAACGTCAATGCCGATGAAGCTCAGCTATATCGTCAGTTAGAAGATGCCGTACGCCAGGAAAATCCTGGTCTTATACAGCATACCCTTGCACAATGGTTAACCGTAATGCATCCTGAGGGCCGGACAGTCAGACGGCCAGATTCCTGGGCTATGTCGGCGCCACTACAGCCGTTCATTGATGATCTGCTCTCCAGCCGCTACGGTAGTGGGCAACGGGATTGGAACAATCAAGCGCTATTAAACGCGCTGCAGGCTACCCGCCAGGCATATTTGAAAAAACACAGCGCCGGGGGTAAAGCATTAGCGGGTTTATATCCTGACAGCAAAAAATAA